The following are encoded in a window of Gossypium raimondii isolate GPD5lz chromosome 13, ASM2569854v1, whole genome shotgun sequence genomic DNA:
- the LOC105781077 gene encoding uncharacterized protein LOC105781077 yields MASYQILAFAALFLILLPVAVNGDLDDLSPALSPFYDRLCDDVDCGKGTCKADISYPLNYICECDAGWKRTQDDSDDDDDHKFLPCVIPNCTLDYSCQPAPPPVPQREVPRNSSLFDPCYWAYCGEGTCNKTATYKYVCECRSGFSNLLNRTYFPCYSQCTLGSDCSRLGITVESQEVTPDGGVGKANTFLPGKLHWVAIGMMSLAIVLW; encoded by the exons ATGGCATCCTACCAAATCTTAGCTTTCGCAGCTTTGTTCTTGATCTTGTTACCCGTAGCTGTTAATGGAGATTTAGATGACTTATCTCCTGCTCTATCTCCTTTCTATG ATAGGTTGTGTGATGATGTTGATTGTGGAAAGGGAACATGCAAAGCAGACATAAGCTACCCTTTGAACTACATCTGTGAGTGTGATGCTGGTTGGAAAAGAACTCAAGATGacagtgatgatgatgatgatcatAAGTTTCTGCCATGCGTTATTCCCAACT GCACTCTTGACTACTCTTGTCAACCAGCTCCTCCTCCAGTACCTCAGCGAGAAGTCCCTCGCAATTCATCTTTATTTGATC CTTGCTATTGGGCATACTGTGGAGAAGGAACCTGCAACAAAACTGCAACATACAAGTACGTATGCGAATGCAGATCTGGGTTTTCCAATCTTCTCAATAGGACATACTTCCCTTGCTACAGTCAAT GTACCCTCGGATCCGATTGCTCCCGCCTCGGGATTACGGTCGAAAGTCAAGAAGTTACACCCGATGGTGGAGTAGGGAAAG CCAACACATTCCTTCCAGGGAAGCTTCATTGGGTGGCTATTGGGATGATGTCCCTGGCTATAGTTCTATGGTAG